The following are encoded in a window of Mycolicibacterium tusciae JS617 genomic DNA:
- the rimM gene encoding ribosome maturation factor RimM (Essential for efficient processing of 16S rRNA), translated as MDLVVGRVVKAHGVTGELVVDVRTDDPETRFAPGTSLRARPKGGTERRFVVDSARPHGGRLLVRLDGVADRDSADSLRGALFLVDSAELPAIADPDEFYDHQLEGLRVRTTAGADVGTVAEVLHTAAGELLSVRTEDREVLVPFVSAIVTSVSLADQIIEIDPPEGLLDLE; from the coding sequence ATGGACCTGGTTGTCGGGCGGGTCGTCAAGGCGCACGGGGTGACCGGCGAACTCGTCGTCGACGTTCGTACCGACGACCCCGAAACCCGCTTCGCTCCCGGAACCAGCCTGCGCGCCCGCCCCAAGGGCGGAACCGAACGCCGTTTCGTCGTCGACTCCGCGCGCCCGCACGGCGGACGACTGCTCGTCCGGCTGGACGGGGTCGCCGATCGCGACAGCGCTGATTCGTTGCGAGGCGCCCTGTTCCTCGTCGATTCCGCGGAACTGCCGGCCATAGCGGACCCCGACGAGTTCTACGACCATCAGCTGGAGGGGCTGCGCGTGCGTACGACCGCGGGAGCCGACGTGGGCACGGTCGCCGAGGTGCTGCACACCGCGGCGGGGGAGCTGCTCTCGGTGCGAACCGAAGACCGTGAGGTGCTCGTCCCATTTGTCAGCGCCATTGTGACGTCGGTGTCGTTGGCCGATCAGATCATCGAGATCGATCCGCCCGAGGGTCTGCTGGATCTGGAATGA
- a CDS encoding RNA-binding protein yields MSSVVVDAVEHLVRGIVDNPEDVRVDMVTSRRGRTVEVHVHPEDLGKVIGRGGRTATALRTLVAGIGGRGIRVDVVDTDQ; encoded by the coding sequence GTGAGTTCAGTCGTCGTTGACGCCGTCGAGCACCTGGTCCGCGGCATCGTGGACAATCCCGAAGATGTTCGGGTCGATATGGTCACCAGCCGCCGCGGGCGCACCGTCGAGGTGCACGTCCATCCGGAAGACCTCGGCAAGGTCATCGGCCGCGGCGGACGCACTGCGACCGCCCTGCGCACGCTGGTGGCAGGCATCGGCGGTCGAGGCATCCGCGTCGATGTGGTGGACACCGACCAGTAG
- the rpsP gene encoding 30S ribosomal protein S16 → MAVKIKLTRLGKIRNPQYRIAVADARTRRDGRSIEVIGRYHPKEDPSLIEIDSERAQYWLGVGAQPTEPVLALLKITGDWQKFKGLPGTEGTLKVKEPKPSKLDLFNAALAEAEGGPSGEATQAKKKKAPAKKAAPEKAEKADDTAAEAAPAKTEAAAEGAEATPAEAAPESSES, encoded by the coding sequence ATGGCTGTAAAAATCAAGCTGACCAGGCTTGGCAAGATTCGCAATCCCCAGTACCGCATCGCCGTCGCTGACGCGCGCACCCGTCGTGATGGCCGTTCCATCGAGGTCATCGGCCGGTATCACCCGAAGGAAGATCCGAGCCTCATCGAGATCGACTCGGAGCGCGCCCAGTACTGGCTCGGCGTCGGCGCACAGCCCACCGAGCCTGTGCTGGCGCTGCTGAAGATCACCGGCGACTGGCAGAAGTTCAAGGGTCTGCCCGGTACCGAGGGCACGCTGAAGGTCAAGGAACCCAAGCCCAGCAAGCTGGACCTCTTCAACGCGGCGCTCGCCGAGGCCGAGGGTGGACCGTCGGGCGAGGCCACCCAGGCCAAGAAGAAGAAGGCGCCCGCCAAGAAGGCCGCCCCCGAGAAGGCCGAGAAGGCTGACGACACCGCTGCCGAGGCTGCACCGGCCAAGACCGAAGCCGCCGCCGAGGGTGCCGAGGCCACGCCGGCCGAGGCCGCACCCGAGTCGTCCGAGAGCTGA
- a CDS encoding nuclear transport factor 2 family protein: protein MVDAAETLLEIEAIKQLKARYCRFLDIKDWEAWRGIFADDFHSDTSPSGGKVIDGADEFVAFVRKNLNTQPTVHQVHAPEIELTSPTTARGIWALNDIVRLTPGLNLNGWGHYHETYEKIDGQWRITSSILTRLRTDFFNPLFSVRISDRLTRAAAKLARR from the coding sequence ATTGTGGACGCCGCTGAGACCCTGCTCGAGATCGAAGCCATCAAGCAATTGAAGGCACGGTACTGCCGGTTTCTGGACATCAAGGACTGGGAGGCGTGGCGCGGCATCTTCGCCGACGACTTTCACAGTGACACGTCGCCGTCGGGCGGCAAGGTGATCGACGGCGCCGACGAGTTCGTCGCATTCGTGCGCAAGAACCTGAACACCCAGCCCACGGTGCATCAAGTCCACGCCCCCGAGATCGAACTGACGTCACCGACGACCGCGCGCGGTATCTGGGCACTCAACGACATCGTGCGGTTGACGCCGGGGCTGAACCTCAACGGCTGGGGGCACTATCACGAGACGTACGAGAAGATCGACGGCCAATGGCGCATCACGAGCTCGATCCTGACCCGCCTGCGGACCGACTTTTTCAATCCACTGTTCTCCGTGCGTATTTCGGACCGGCTCACCCGGGCGGCCGCCAAGCTGGCGCGCCGCTAG
- a CDS encoding nuclear transport factor 2 family protein — MLSLEEISDRFEIQQLLIDYSTAIDRRLFDDLDRVFTPDAYIDYREMGGIDGRFPEVKAWLAETLPKIFKAHAHMLGNFDVRIDGDTASSRTFCFNPMVFGGEKDQVMLCGLWYLDEFIRTAEGWRMNKRVEEKCFDKLL; from the coding sequence ATGTTGAGCCTTGAAGAGATATCGGATCGTTTCGAGATACAGCAGCTGCTGATCGACTACTCGACGGCCATCGACCGGCGACTATTCGACGATCTGGACCGGGTGTTCACGCCGGATGCGTACATCGACTATCGGGAGATGGGCGGGATCGACGGCCGCTTCCCAGAGGTCAAGGCGTGGCTCGCGGAGACGCTGCCGAAAATCTTTAAGGCGCACGCTCACATGCTGGGCAACTTCGACGTACGCATCGACGGTGACACCGCATCGTCGCGAACGTTCTGCTTCAACCCGATGGTGTTCGGCGGGGAGAAGGACCAGGTCATGCTTTGCGGGCTCTGGTACCTCGACGAGTTCATCCGCACGGCCGAGGGTTGGCGGATGAACAAGCGCGTCGAGGAGAAGTGTTTCGACAAGCTGTTGTAG
- a CDS encoding D-alanyl-D-alanine carboxypeptidase family protein, which produces MRRFLVCIATTLCLVAGGTAVASAVPAGVIQPSGSVPIPEGPAQAWILADMDSGAVLAARDEYGQYAPASTIKVLLALTVLDELPLDTTIVANEADTKVECNCAGVAPGMVYTARQLLEALLLVSGNDAANTLASMLGGQDVAVMKMNAHAALLGAYGTNAGSPSGLDGPGIDMWSSPHDLAVIFRAAMANPVFAQITAQPTAVFPTKTGDKVLVNQDELLKRYPGAIGGKTGFTDIAQKTFVGAANRNGRRLIVALMFGMDKPGQPTYWDQAASLLDWGFALDRNATIGAL; this is translated from the coding sequence ATGCGGAGGTTTCTTGTCTGCATCGCGACCACGCTGTGCCTGGTTGCCGGGGGGACCGCGGTTGCGTCAGCCGTGCCGGCCGGCGTCATCCAGCCATCGGGTTCGGTGCCAATACCGGAAGGGCCTGCCCAGGCCTGGATCCTCGCCGACATGGACAGCGGCGCGGTGCTGGCCGCCCGCGATGAGTACGGCCAGTACGCGCCGGCGAGCACAATTAAGGTCCTGCTCGCGTTGACGGTGCTCGACGAGCTCCCCCTCGACACCACGATCGTGGCCAACGAGGCCGACACCAAGGTCGAATGCAATTGCGCCGGCGTGGCTCCCGGCATGGTCTACACCGCACGCCAGCTGCTGGAGGCACTGCTGCTGGTGTCGGGCAACGACGCCGCCAACACCCTCGCCAGCATGCTCGGCGGTCAGGACGTCGCCGTGATGAAGATGAACGCCCACGCGGCACTGCTCGGCGCATACGGCACCAACGCCGGCTCACCGTCGGGTCTCGACGGTCCCGGTATCGACATGTGGTCCTCGCCGCACGACCTCGCGGTCATCTTCCGCGCCGCCATGGCCAACCCGGTGTTCGCACAGATCACCGCCCAGCCGACTGCCGTTTTTCCCACGAAGACCGGCGACAAAGTGCTGGTCAACCAGGATGAGTTGCTCAAGCGCTATCCCGGCGCGATCGGCGGCAAGACGGGCTTCACCGACATTGCGCAGAAGACGTTCGTCGGCGCGGCCAACCGCAACGGCAGGCGCCTGATCGTCGCGCTGATGTTCGGAATGGACAAGCCCGGGCAGCCGACGTACTGGGATCAGGCCGCCAGCCTGCTGGATTGGGGCTTTGCGCTCGACCGGAATGCCACCATCGGCGCGCTGTAG
- a CDS encoding D-alanyl-D-alanine carboxypeptidase family protein — MRKLLAALAIAAISLCSANALAAAQPAVEPVGAVALPDGPAQAWVLADLDTGAILASRNANEPHAPASTIKPLLAMVVLDNLRPNNFARANSSHTEVECSCVGLKPGQPYTVQQLLEALLMVSGNDAANMLADMLGGQGVAVPAMNRKAAAIGARSTKASSPSGLDGPGWESTTTALDLAVIYRAALTYPLIAHIMRSPSAQFPGKTITNQNELLTRYPGAFAGKTGFTNLARHTYVAAAQRGNRRLVVVEMYGTGDLYGQATRLFDWGFSQPAGR, encoded by the coding sequence GTGCGAAAGTTGTTGGCGGCGTTGGCGATCGCAGCGATCAGTCTGTGCTCGGCCAATGCCCTCGCGGCAGCCCAGCCGGCTGTCGAACCGGTCGGCGCCGTCGCGCTGCCAGACGGCCCTGCGCAGGCATGGGTGCTTGCCGATCTGGATACCGGCGCAATCCTGGCCTCCCGCAACGCAAATGAGCCGCATGCGCCCGCAAGCACCATCAAACCGCTGCTGGCGATGGTGGTGCTGGACAACCTGCGCCCGAACAACTTCGCACGCGCCAATTCGTCGCACACCGAGGTCGAATGCTCCTGCGTGGGGTTGAAGCCCGGCCAGCCGTACACCGTCCAGCAGCTGCTGGAGGCCCTGCTGATGGTGTCGGGTAACGACGCCGCCAACATGCTCGCCGACATGCTCGGCGGACAAGGAGTGGCGGTACCCGCGATGAACCGTAAGGCCGCCGCCATCGGCGCTCGTTCCACCAAGGCCTCGTCCCCTTCCGGGCTCGACGGGCCGGGATGGGAATCCACCACCACTGCCCTCGATCTCGCGGTGATCTACCGCGCGGCCCTGACCTACCCCCTGATCGCGCACATCATGCGATCGCCGTCGGCTCAGTTCCCCGGCAAGACGATCACCAACCAGAACGAACTACTGACCCGCTACCCCGGCGCATTCGCAGGCAAAACCGGGTTCACCAACCTCGCGCGCCACACGTATGTCGCCGCCGCGCAGCGGGGCAACCGCCGACTCGTGGTGGTGGAGATGTACGGCACCGGCGATCTGTACGGTCAGGCGACCCGACTGTTCGACTGGGGTTTCAGCCAGCCTGCGGGCCGATAG